Proteins from one Malaya genurostris strain Urasoe2022 chromosome 2, Malgen_1.1, whole genome shotgun sequence genomic window:
- the LOC131431111 gene encoding uncharacterized protein LOC131431111, with product MSEEENDTPRTAAVSVKLPEFWKTDPEMWFAQAEAQFVLGNVTKDETKFYHIIAKVDHSVICHIAELVANPPLQEKYKAIKDRLIARFALSPQARFERLLGSSDLGDMRPTHLLSKMQELANGLNVNDDLLKMLFLQRMPAHIRPVLTISDGTLAKLAEMADKMAETPQTAAVSIKSEANEEMQKIKEQLEVLSTELRRFKPGLTQDIDRRRGRSSSRSRSESEVCWYHRKYGKHAERCKQPCNYNQPKN from the coding sequence ATGTCAGAAGAGGAAAACGACACTCCTCGCACTGCCGCGGTTTCAGTAAAACTTCCGGAATTCTGGAAGACGGATCCAGAAATGTGGTTCGCACAGGCGGAAGCGCAGTTTGTCTTAGGCAACGTCACGAAGGATGAAACTAAATTTTACCACATCATCGCAAAAGTGGACCATTCGGTAATCTGTCACATAGCCGAGTTGGTTGCAAATCCACCACTACAGGAGAAATACAAAGCCATCAAAGATAGGCTTATCGCACGGTTTGCTCTCTCTCCACAAGCCCGGTTTGAACGGTTACTGGGATCGTCCGATCTCGGTGACATGCGCCCTACACATCTTTTGTCTAAGATGCAGGAACTCGCAAACGGACTAAATGTCAACGACGATCTCCTCAAAATGCTGTTTCTGCAACGGATGCCAGCCCACATTCGACCCGTATTGACCATCAGCGATGGAACGTTAGCCAAGCTAGCGGAAATGGCCGATAAAATGGCCGAAACCCCGCAAACAGCCGCCGTATCTATTAAATCCGAGGCAAATGAAGAGATGCAAAAAATTAAGGAACAACTGGAGGTGCTCAGCACGGAACTTCGTCGATTCAAGCCTGGCCTGACTCAGGATATCGATCGTCGTCGTGGTCGATCGTCGTCACGCTCCAGAAGCGAATCAGAGGTATGCTGGTACCATCGGAAGTACGGAAAACATGCAGAACGATGCAAGCAGCCGTGCAATTATAACCAACCAAAAAACTAA